The following proteins are co-located in the uncultured Draconibacterium sp. genome:
- a CDS encoding DPP IV N-terminal domain-containing protein, with translation MLVRFLTLSCFFTCFFCSWASAQITREDYEKADSVMKLSDLVYNQVSEVNWIDSSATCWYVVKTKNGYEYKLVDAIAKTKQSLFDTEKLVLKLNEKLDKKTSAEKFQLRKIDFEPGTENIHFVFEDAHWTCNLQDYTVTKDSVVKAPKPRPYWNDDFDEMGNDPVVSPDSVYTAFIKNYNVYICNTKDKNEYQLSYDGSPGDFYSSYFSWSPDSKKLAVNKVRPNEKREIYFVESSPKTQLQPIFHKRNYLKPGDALPIKHPSLFDVENKKQIPVDTKDFEHQYEISRPGWNKASSAFTFEFNQRGHQAYKVVEVNAESGKTRVLAAEQSSTFIDYSGKRYRYDLEETNEMIWASERDGWNHLYLIDTKSGEVKNQITKGEWVVRQVVHVDVKNRSVIFYGSGKNKNEDPYYMHCYKVNFDGSKLMDLTPEKMNHELVFSKQFDYFADTYSTVDVAPVTVLRRTSDAKVLLEMEKTDISGLLAKGWIAPEPFVAKARDGKTDIWGNIYRPTNFDATKSYPIIEYIYAGPHSSFAQKSFRPVNYAFSSLAELGFVIVQMDGMGTSNRSKAFQDVCYKNLKDAGFPDRILWIKAAAEKYSFMDTTRVGLFGGSAGGQSTLAGLLFHPEFYKAGVSSCGCHDNRMDKIWWNEQWMGYPIGPEYAACSNVENAHLLKGKLMLIVGEMDDNVDPASTMQVANALINAKKDFELVVLPGTNHTLGGTYGEQKRRDFFIRNFLNEQTPDWNRISE, from the coding sequence ATGTTAGTACGGTTTTTGACACTTAGCTGTTTTTTTACCTGTTTTTTTTGTTCCTGGGCATCGGCACAAATTACCCGTGAAGATTATGAAAAGGCAGATTCTGTAATGAAATTAAGTGATCTGGTTTACAATCAGGTTTCGGAGGTAAACTGGATCGATTCGTCGGCTACCTGTTGGTATGTTGTTAAAACCAAAAATGGTTACGAATACAAGTTGGTTGATGCAATAGCAAAAACAAAACAAAGCTTGTTTGATACCGAAAAACTGGTATTAAAGCTAAACGAGAAACTGGATAAAAAAACATCAGCGGAAAAATTTCAACTTCGCAAAATTGACTTCGAACCGGGAACGGAAAACATACATTTTGTATTTGAAGATGCACATTGGACCTGCAATTTACAGGATTATACCGTAACAAAAGATTCGGTGGTGAAAGCTCCAAAACCAAGGCCGTACTGGAACGATGATTTTGATGAAATGGGGAACGATCCTGTTGTTTCGCCCGACAGTGTTTATACTGCTTTTATAAAAAATTACAACGTTTACATATGCAATACTAAAGATAAAAATGAATACCAACTGAGTTATGATGGTTCGCCCGGCGATTTTTATTCATCGTATTTTTCGTGGTCGCCCGATTCAAAAAAGCTGGCGGTGAACAAGGTTCGCCCAAACGAAAAACGGGAAATTTATTTTGTCGAATCATCACCAAAAACGCAGTTACAACCCATCTTTCACAAACGCAATTACCTTAAACCGGGTGATGCTCTTCCCATCAAACATCCCTCACTTTTTGATGTGGAAAATAAAAAGCAAATTCCGGTTGATACAAAAGATTTCGAACACCAGTACGAAATTTCAAGACCGGGCTGGAACAAAGCCAGCTCGGCTTTTACTTTCGAATTTAACCAGCGCGGACATCAGGCTTATAAAGTAGTTGAAGTAAATGCAGAAAGCGGAAAAACGCGTGTGTTGGCAGCTGAACAAAGCTCTACTTTTATCGATTACAGCGGAAAACGTTATCGTTACGATTTGGAAGAAACCAATGAAATGATTTGGGCATCAGAACGAGACGGATGGAACCATCTTTATTTGATTGACACCAAAAGCGGTGAGGTAAAAAATCAAATTACAAAAGGCGAGTGGGTGGTACGTCAGGTTGTACATGTTGATGTTAAAAACAGATCGGTAATTTTTTACGGTTCAGGAAAAAACAAAAACGAAGATCCGTATTACATGCATTGTTACAAGGTAAATTTCGACGGTAGTAAGTTGATGGATTTAACACCGGAGAAAATGAATCACGAGCTTGTATTTTCGAAGCAATTTGATTATTTCGCCGACACATACTCAACAGTTGATGTTGCTCCTGTTACCGTTTTACGTCGCACTTCAGATGCGAAAGTATTGCTGGAAATGGAGAAAACTGATATTTCCGGGTTGCTGGCTAAGGGCTGGATAGCACCTGAACCTTTTGTGGCAAAAGCCCGCGATGGAAAAACGGATATTTGGGGAAATATTTATCGCCCCACAAATTTTGATGCAACCAAATCGTATCCAATTATCGAATACATTTATGCAGGGCCACACAGCTCCTTTGCACAGAAAAGTTTCAGACCGGTTAATTATGCATTTTCGAGTCTTGCCGAGCTGGGTTTTGTTATTGTGCAAATGGATGGAATGGGAACTTCGAACCGATCAAAAGCCTTCCAGGATGTTTGTTACAAAAACCTGAAAGATGCCGGTTTCCCCGATCGTATTTTGTGGATTAAAGCCGCAGCCGAAAAATACAGTTTTATGGATACTACGCGGGTAGGTTTATTCGGTGGTTCGGCCGGAGGTCAAAGTACGCTCGCTGGTTTGTTGTTTCATCCTGAGTTCTACAAAGCCGGTGTGTCGTCGTGTGGCTGCCACGACAACCGCATGGATAAAATCTGGTGGAACGAACAGTGGATGGGTTACCCAATCGGGCCTGAATATGCAGCTTGTTCAAATGTGGAGAATGCCCATTTGTTAAAAGGCAAACTTATGTTGATAGTGGGAGAAATGGACGACAATGTTGATCCGGCTTCAACCATGCAGGTTGCTAATGCGCTTATCAATGCAAAAAAAGATTTTGAACTGGTTGTATTACCGGGTACAAACCATACTTTGGGTGGAACCTACGGCGAGCAGAAACGCAGAGACTTTTTTATCCGAAACTTTTTAAATGAGCAAACACCGGACTGGAACCGGATTTCAGAATAA
- a CDS encoding T9SS type A sorting domain-containing protein: MNRIIYSLNILLFVIGACAYQSQASNSYSSIRFEANEDSINIAEIATASTSYVSDWESLDAVNDGFVPANSNDKTHTAYGNWPNPNSYQWVEYAWTQPFIATSIEIYWFDDGGGVITPNDAYIETYNETASAWEKVVDVPCVKNQFNVAFLGELQTTRLRVSMMNENESTGILEFRVWGRSLSGSTDFNAPTAPGTPEIIGMTETSISVQWQGSSDDDKVAGYNILLNDSVVKTAPYRIATLKDLTPNSHFMLAVQAVDAAGNVSKPSDGIWVFFGDDEHAAKAYNWPSYSPTLNYNFKDEFPALDMPTKDLDDCAQVVGSQSSDWWTFKWGPNKRSEITEAAITPMLERLNQDFAYFRDTMGWPPDKRAKDGYRSAVYLYGSGLSCIDNADTMALGGWQSAVGGYACILASYYPIYSFDPSCPYNDREAQMGAMVHEGIHAVLADLPGAKKAAWFQEGGNTWLQQEAAARQSNDYSSMGFLNACPYIAPFMPIECYTGWLQDGTFGGPSAEGVNRFEGSQQICTWRRLLGGNQYGNTFPTFLGQALGKGSVAWIWRNCPERVLAGMANGIGDMQIRRIIMEYRAKQALVDMEEWSGAIKKLLDANFNSNIGAEWQPSWMSPTIWKATPYVKTWMRDTENKILTPEPRTTPGWSGANQIPLKVSGNEVVVNFMPIGENMTCQLCYRATDGTAVYSHPVSEGECRLKLEKAAANGVVIAVICNTDYVYEGEETRMAHFDYRLQLVEGIEGKASVYRKWYDYNAVITDVTDPVEPFPTEGATIYDDVTGVNTIPVERSTFKTKMFPNPITSNDILNIDFDAKSTGEKEVLIIDARGSVLYRMKGITENQYKIPIEGRLKSGIYFVNVLANNVSDTHKIVVQ, translated from the coding sequence ATGAACCGAATTATATATTCACTAAATATTTTACTGTTTGTGATCGGTGCCTGCGCATATCAGTCGCAGGCGTCCAACTCTTACAGTAGTATTCGTTTTGAAGCGAATGAAGACAGTATCAACATTGCTGAAATTGCAACAGCAAGCACTTCTTATGTATCCGACTGGGAAAGCCTGGATGCGGTTAACGATGGTTTTGTACCTGCCAATTCCAACGATAAAACGCACACAGCTTATGGAAACTGGCCAAATCCAAATTCCTATCAATGGGTAGAGTATGCATGGACTCAGCCATTTATTGCAACATCAATTGAGATTTATTGGTTTGATGACGGCGGCGGTGTAATTACTCCCAATGACGCGTACATTGAAACCTATAACGAAACAGCTTCAGCATGGGAGAAAGTTGTTGATGTTCCTTGTGTAAAAAATCAATTTAATGTGGCGTTTTTGGGTGAGTTACAAACCACCCGGTTACGTGTTTCAATGATGAACGAAAATGAATCAACCGGAATTTTAGAGTTTCGGGTGTGGGGGCGCAGTTTGTCAGGGAGTACCGATTTTAATGCACCAACGGCACCGGGCACACCCGAAATAATTGGAATGACAGAAACCAGTATTTCTGTTCAGTGGCAAGGTTCTTCGGATGATGATAAAGTAGCGGGATACAATATTTTGCTGAATGATTCCGTGGTTAAAACGGCACCTTATCGCATTGCTACATTAAAAGATCTGACTCCAAATTCTCATTTTATGTTGGCAGTTCAGGCAGTTGATGCTGCCGGAAACGTATCAAAACCAAGCGACGGTATTTGGGTGTTTTTTGGCGACGACGAACATGCCGCCAAAGCGTACAATTGGCCAAGTTACAGTCCTACTTTAAATTATAATTTCAAAGATGAGTTTCCTGCTCTCGACATGCCAACAAAAGACCTCGATGATTGTGCTCAGGTGGTGGGTTCTCAATCATCGGATTGGTGGACCTTTAAGTGGGGACCCAATAAACGATCGGAAATTACCGAGGCGGCGATAACTCCCATGCTGGAACGATTAAACCAGGATTTTGCGTATTTCCGCGATACAATGGGTTGGCCACCTGATAAACGAGCCAAAGACGGATACCGAAGTGCAGTTTATCTGTACGGTTCCGGCTTATCGTGTATTGATAATGCCGATACAATGGCCTTGGGTGGCTGGCAAAGTGCCGTTGGAGGATATGCTTGTATTCTGGCATCGTATTACCCGATTTATTCATTTGATCCATCGTGCCCGTACAACGACCGTGAAGCTCAAATGGGAGCAATGGTTCACGAAGGAATACACGCAGTTCTGGCTGATTTACCGGGTGCTAAAAAGGCGGCCTGGTTTCAGGAAGGTGGAAATACCTGGTTGCAACAGGAAGCCGCAGCCCGCCAGTCGAACGATTACAGCTCGATGGGCTTTCTGAATGCCTGTCCGTACATTGCGCCGTTTATGCCCATTGAATGTTACACAGGTTGGTTGCAGGACGGAACTTTTGGCGGACCAAGTGCTGAAGGAGTGAACCGTTTTGAGGGAAGCCAGCAAATATGTACCTGGAGAAGGCTTCTTGGTGGAAATCAATATGGAAATACTTTCCCAACATTTTTAGGTCAGGCATTGGGTAAAGGTAGTGTGGCCTGGATTTGGCGAAACTGCCCCGAACGCGTTCTCGCAGGAATGGCAAACGGCATTGGCGATATGCAAATTCGTCGTATAATAATGGAATACCGCGCAAAACAGGCTTTGGTGGATATGGAAGAATGGAGTGGCGCCATTAAAAAATTACTGGATGCTAACTTTAATTCAAATATTGGAGCGGAATGGCAACCCAGCTGGATGAGTCCGACAATTTGGAAGGCAACACCGTATGTAAAAACATGGATGCGCGATACCGAGAATAAAATATTAACTCCGGAACCGCGCACAACTCCGGGCTGGTCGGGAGCAAACCAGATTCCTTTAAAAGTATCGGGCAACGAGGTTGTGGTGAATTTTATGCCAATTGGCGAAAATATGACCTGTCAGTTGTGTTACCGTGCAACTGATGGAACAGCTGTATACAGCCATCCTGTGTCGGAAGGTGAGTGCCGTTTGAAACTGGAGAAAGCGGCAGCCAACGGAGTTGTGATTGCTGTTATTTGTAATACCGATTATGTGTACGAAGGCGAAGAAACCAGAATGGCACATTTTGATTACCGTTTACAATTGGTTGAAGGCATTGAAGGCAAAGCCAGTGTTTACCGAAAGTGGTACGATTACAATGCAGTGATTACCGATGTGACTGATCCTGTTGAACCCTTTCCAACTGAAGGTGCAACCATTTATGACGATGTTACCGGTGTAAATACTATTCCGGTTGAACGCAGTACTTTCAAAACAAAAATGTTTCCTAATCCAATAACATCAAATGATATTTTAAATATTGATTTTGATGCAAAAAGTACAGGAGAAAAGGAGGTTTTAATAATTGATGCCAGAGGATCTGTATTGTATCGGATGAAAGGAATTACTGAAAATCAATACAAAATTCCGATTGAAGGCAGATTAAAATCAGGAATTTATTTTGTGAATGTGTTGGCAAATAATGTAAGCGACACACATAAAATTGTGGTGCAATAA
- a CDS encoding beta-L-arabinofuranosidase domain-containing protein translates to MMKRANTLKTQTGMIQSPMRVPHETAKTNFLNRVKINKVVIGIVLCFFAFSPTSMFAQNGDQILDGIGETALIARYTFNGTAKDWSRNNLHGSIQGAGFKFIDDKQFGKVLSLSGDEDTFVSLPGGLVRGEESLSISGWIFLNSQDKKQVFFDFGKNEQDHFCVQISSTDDSGLQAQVVTGNRNFLAKAPALVPNTWNHLAVVIDIPEKTLRVHVNGKLVSETNNVEMELSQLFDNNSVKNNKLYIGKSLSSDNQSLNARLFDFRIYRIPLSENQIESIHNNALKVEETVVRTRKERDRSLPKFPETTPQLYNSFLAEVPDIHVETVVGVLPRLPRYVHGVYNKNIEGPDVRVIWPAPEDNSSVLNPGKYTVTGRVSGTDIHPKAIVTVSNKKQGVAPERSLEVFELNQVTLNEDIHNHKTKFIENRDKFLQGLATTNPDDFLYMFRNAFGQKQPEGAEPLGVWDSQETKLRGHASGHYLSGIAQAYASTAYDASLQANFSGKMEYMVNTLYKLSLLSGQPKTAGGECVEDPSAVPPGPGKSDFDSDLTEEGIRTDYWNWGKGFISAYPPDQFIMLENGAKYGTDNSKVWAPYYTLHKILAGLMDIYEVSGNKKALEIAKGMGNWVHARLSQLPTNTLISMWNSYIAGEFGGMNEAMARLYRLTDEQRYMETAQLFDNIRVFYGDAAHSHGLAKNVDMFRGLHANQHIPQIMGALEVYRDSEMPEYYHIADNFWDMTTNDYMYSIGGVAGASNPANAECFTKEPATLYENGFSAGGQNETCATYNMLKLSRNLFLFDHRAELMDYYERGLYNHILASVAEDSPANTYHVPLRPGSVKHFGNSDMHGFTCCNGTALESSTKLQNSIYFKSADNKALYVNLYVPSTLNWTDKKITVTQKTAFPNEDYTLLTINGNATFEMNVRVPHWATKGFEVKINGKVEKVAAQPGSYLTLKRKWKDGDTIELRMPFSFYLEPVMDQQNIASLFYGPVLLAAQEEEPRKDWRKIILDARDISKSISGDPEQLLFNIDGVVFKPFYDTYGRHSVYLDVTLK, encoded by the coding sequence ATGATGAAACGGGCAAATACATTAAAAACACAAACAGGGATGATTCAATCGCCCATGCGGGTTCCGCACGAAACCGCCAAAACCAATTTCTTAAATCGTGTAAAAATTAATAAGGTAGTAATTGGCATTGTGCTCTGTTTTTTTGCCTTTAGTCCAACATCTATGTTTGCTCAAAACGGTGACCAGATTCTTGACGGAATTGGAGAAACAGCATTAATTGCCCGTTACACATTTAATGGCACTGCAAAAGATTGGTCGCGTAATAATTTGCACGGAAGTATTCAGGGAGCCGGTTTTAAATTTATCGACGACAAGCAGTTTGGAAAAGTACTTTCTTTATCGGGCGATGAAGATACTTTTGTTTCGCTTCCCGGAGGATTGGTAAGAGGCGAGGAATCGTTAAGTATCAGTGGGTGGATTTTTCTGAATTCGCAGGACAAGAAACAGGTATTTTTTGATTTTGGGAAAAACGAACAAGATCATTTTTGTGTTCAGATATCATCAACTGATGATTCTGGTTTGCAGGCTCAGGTGGTAACAGGCAATAGAAATTTCCTTGCAAAAGCGCCCGCACTAGTGCCAAATACATGGAATCATCTGGCAGTAGTTATTGATATTCCCGAAAAAACCTTACGTGTACACGTCAACGGAAAGCTGGTAAGCGAAACAAATAATGTTGAAATGGAACTAAGCCAACTTTTCGACAATAATTCAGTTAAAAATAATAAGCTTTATATCGGGAAATCATTGTCTTCTGATAATCAGAGTTTAAATGCCCGATTGTTTGATTTTCGGATTTACAGAATTCCTTTAAGCGAAAACCAAATTGAAAGTATACACAACAATGCACTAAAAGTAGAAGAAACAGTAGTTAGAACCCGAAAAGAGCGCGACCGCAGTTTACCAAAGTTTCCGGAAACCACTCCGCAGTTGTATAACTCGTTTCTTGCCGAAGTGCCGGATATTCATGTGGAAACAGTTGTTGGAGTGCTTCCTCGCTTGCCACGTTATGTGCATGGCGTTTACAACAAAAATATTGAAGGGCCGGATGTAAGAGTGATTTGGCCGGCACCCGAAGACAACAGTTCTGTGCTCAATCCAGGAAAATATACAGTTACCGGACGTGTTTCGGGAACAGATATTCATCCCAAAGCCATTGTTACGGTAAGCAATAAAAAGCAGGGCGTGGCACCGGAGCGCAGCCTGGAAGTTTTTGAACTTAACCAGGTGACTTTGAATGAAGACATTCACAATCACAAGACAAAGTTTATAGAAAACCGCGATAAATTTTTACAAGGACTTGCAACCACAAATCCCGACGATTTCCTTTATATGTTTCGGAATGCTTTTGGCCAGAAACAGCCTGAAGGCGCAGAACCACTGGGAGTATGGGACAGTCAGGAAACGAAATTGCGAGGCCATGCAAGCGGGCATTATTTGAGCGGAATTGCTCAGGCCTATGCAAGTACAGCTTACGATGCATCTCTCCAGGCTAATTTTTCCGGTAAAATGGAGTATATGGTGAACACTTTGTATAAACTGTCTTTGTTATCGGGGCAGCCAAAAACAGCAGGAGGAGAATGTGTGGAAGACCCGAGTGCAGTACCACCGGGACCGGGTAAATCTGATTTCGATTCGGATTTAACTGAAGAAGGCATTCGAACCGATTACTGGAACTGGGGCAAAGGATTTATAAGCGCCTATCCGCCAGACCAGTTTATTATGCTTGAAAACGGTGCCAAATACGGAACAGACAATAGTAAAGTGTGGGCTCCTTACTATACTTTGCATAAAATACTTGCCGGGTTAATGGATATTTACGAGGTAAGCGGCAATAAAAAGGCGCTGGAAATAGCCAAAGGTATGGGCAACTGGGTACATGCCCGTTTAAGTCAGCTGCCAACTAATACGCTTATTAGTATGTGGAACAGTTACATTGCCGGCGAATTTGGAGGAATGAACGAAGCGATGGCCCGGCTTTATCGCCTGACTGACGAACAGCGTTACATGGAAACTGCACAGTTATTTGATAATATCAGGGTATTTTATGGCGACGCCGCACATTCTCACGGATTGGCAAAAAATGTGGATATGTTCCGCGGATTACATGCCAACCAGCACATACCACAAATTATGGGAGCACTTGAAGTGTATCGTGATTCTGAAATGCCGGAATACTATCATATTGCCGATAACTTTTGGGATATGACCACCAACGATTATATGTATAGCATTGGTGGTGTGGCCGGAGCCAGCAATCCTGCAAATGCAGAATGTTTTACGAAGGAGCCTGCAACACTTTACGAAAATGGTTTTTCGGCAGGTGGACAGAATGAAACCTGCGCTACCTATAACATGCTAAAATTAAGCAGGAATCTGTTTCTTTTCGATCATCGTGCCGAACTTATGGATTATTACGAACGGGGATTGTACAACCATATTCTGGCTTCGGTTGCCGAAGATTCTCCGGCAAATACGTATCACGTGCCTTTAAGGCCGGGCTCTGTAAAACATTTTGGTAATTCCGATATGCATGGTTTTACCTGTTGTAACGGAACTGCACTCGAGAGTAGCACAAAACTTCAGAACTCGATCTATTTTAAAAGTGCCGACAACAAAGCTTTGTATGTAAACCTATACGTACCTTCTACTTTAAACTGGACAGATAAGAAAATAACGGTAACTCAAAAAACGGCGTTCCCGAATGAAGATTACACGCTGTTAACCATTAATGGAAATGCTACTTTTGAGATGAATGTGCGTGTGCCACATTGGGCAACTAAAGGTTTTGAGGTTAAGATTAACGGGAAAGTGGAAAAAGTGGCTGCCCAACCCGGAAGTTACCTTACTTTAAAACGTAAGTGGAAAGACGGGGATACCATTGAGTTACGCATGCCTTTTTCTTTTTATTTAGAACCGGTTATGGATCAGCAGAATATTGCCAGTTTGTTTTACGGGCCTGTTTTACTTGCAGCCCAAGAAGAAGAACCACGTAAAGATTGGCGTAAAATTATACTAGATGCTCGTGATATCAGTAAATCGATTTCAGGCGATCCGGAACAGTTGCTGTTCAATATTGACGGGGTTGTTTTTAAGCCATTTTACGACACGTATGGACGACATTCTGTATATCTTGATGTTACCTTGAAATAA
- a CDS encoding PDZ domain-containing protein, protein MKRIKPTLIFVALTILFLVTSIANTSASSIDTVFFTVSMENPSTHYFHVEMECTGLDLQEYQFKMPAWTPGYYWILDLAKNVTDFKVRDERGEMLKWEKTKKDTWVVEAPNAKKLTVSYDVFAYTRSVAEPWLDDGRAFISPTGIFMYLNEKLDYPVKIKVNPFADWKNISTGLKEVKNEPNTFIASNFDELYDCPILAGNMEVISFQLNEIPYTILMENPAEFDRKTYTSDFRKIAKSATELIGHVPYDKYTYLIMDQGFGGLEHRNSMAVFSNSNYDITNSEGYKGWLSFIAHEFFHLYNVKTIRPIELGPFDYSQENYTNMLWVAEGFTVYYEYLVLNRAGLFSLKEVLDALSHTFAKFENANGRKLLSARQASFDTWLNFFNWNNHTDNTTISYYDIGCALGMLLDLKIRNETNNEKSLDDVMRSIYYDFHKKQNRGYTDDEFRAVCEKIAGCSLEEIFNYAASTVPMDYQKYLSFAGIEINLNPEKEISFGVSLRKNGDNWIVSDIDRNSPAWQKGLSIDNQILSINGKAVNDESIKMLSNPKNTGKLSLKVSGRAGEKVIVIETFGKASCDYKMVPVAQMSTKQKTILESWIQE, encoded by the coding sequence ATGAAGCGAATAAAACCGACTCTAATTTTTGTTGCTTTAACTATTCTTTTTCTTGTAACAAGCATTGCAAACACTTCGGCTTCATCAATTGATACTGTTTTTTTTACGGTTTCGATGGAAAATCCTTCGACACATTATTTTCATGTGGAAATGGAATGCACGGGCTTGGATTTGCAGGAATATCAGTTTAAAATGCCCGCCTGGACTCCCGGTTATTACTGGATACTTGATTTGGCAAAAAATGTAACAGATTTTAAGGTTAGGGATGAAAGGGGAGAAATGCTCAAGTGGGAGAAAACAAAAAAAGATACCTGGGTGGTAGAGGCGCCAAATGCAAAGAAACTGACTGTTTCGTATGATGTTTTTGCCTACACGCGATCGGTAGCAGAACCCTGGCTGGATGATGGCAGAGCTTTTATTTCGCCCACGGGCATTTTTATGTATCTCAATGAAAAACTGGATTACCCCGTAAAAATAAAAGTCAATCCGTTTGCCGATTGGAAAAATATAAGTACCGGCTTAAAGGAAGTGAAGAATGAACCCAATACTTTTATTGCTTCAAACTTCGATGAGCTTTATGATTGTCCTATTTTAGCCGGTAATATGGAAGTTATTTCGTTTCAGCTCAACGAGATTCCGTACACAATTTTGATGGAAAATCCTGCTGAATTTGATCGTAAAACATACACCAGTGACTTCAGAAAAATAGCAAAAAGTGCCACAGAACTAATTGGTCATGTTCCGTACGATAAATACACCTATTTGATAATGGATCAGGGATTTGGCGGCCTTGAACACCGCAACTCAATGGCGGTATTTTCGAATTCGAATTACGACATTACAAACAGTGAAGGGTATAAAGGGTGGTTGTCGTTTATAGCGCACGAGTTTTTTCATTTGTACAATGTTAAAACCATCCGGCCAATTGAACTGGGGCCATTTGATTATTCGCAGGAAAACTATACCAACATGTTGTGGGTGGCCGAAGGTTTTACGGTGTATTACGAATACCTGGTACTAAACCGCGCCGGACTATTTTCGTTAAAAGAAGTACTGGACGCCTTAAGCCACACTTTTGCCAAATTTGAAAATGCCAACGGACGAAAGCTTTTGTCGGCAAGGCAAGCCAGTTTCGATACCTGGCTAAACTTTTTTAACTGGAACAATCATACCGATAATACAACCATTTCATACTACGACATTGGCTGTGCTTTGGGCATGCTACTCGATTTAAAAATCAGAAACGAAACCAACAACGAAAAATCGCTCGACGATGTAATGCGCTCCATCTATTACGATTTTCATAAAAAACAAAACCGGGGTTATACCGATGATGAATTTCGGGCAGTGTGTGAAAAAATTGCAGGCTGTTCGCTGGAGGAGATTTTTAATTATGCAGCATCTACGGTTCCAATGGATTATCAAAAATATTTGTCGTTTGCCGGAATTGAGATTAATCTGAACCCTGAAAAAGAAATTTCATTTGGCGTTTCGCTTCGGAAAAATGGAGACAATTGGATCGTTTCTGATATCGACCGGAATTCGCCTGCCTGGCAAAAAGGCTTAAGCATTGATAACCAAATTCTTTCCATAAACGGAAAAGCAGTAAATGATGAATCGATAAAAATGCTTTCCAATCCTAAAAACACGGGTAAACTGAGCTTAAAAGTTTCGGGAAGAGCAGGAGAAAAAGTAATTGTGATAGAGACTTTTGGAAAAGCGAGTTGCGACTATAAAATGGTTCCTGTCGCACAAATGAGTACAAAACAAAAAACTATATTGGAATCCTGGATTCAGGAATAA
- a CDS encoding Crp/Fnr family transcriptional regulator has protein sequence MKSVITELIPKAFQLKNFSLFEKLSEQELNVLEYEASRKSFKKGTVIYREGSRHSDFYCILRGVVKVYKIGTNGKPQIIRFAKTGDIIAYRSLISRELACTSAKVMEDTIVCQIPYESIAPLLSSNGQFSQLIMQLLCKELRESNNLLTDIAQKSVRGRTAETLLALKEEFGVDELNTLKISITREDLANRAGTVTESLIRVMSEFRNERLLDLPGRKIVFLNTPKLQSVANY, from the coding sequence ATGAAAAGTGTAATAACTGAATTAATACCAAAGGCATTTCAACTAAAGAATTTTAGTTTGTTTGAAAAGTTATCGGAACAGGAACTTAATGTTTTGGAATATGAAGCTAGCCGAAAAAGTTTTAAAAAAGGAACGGTAATTTATCGTGAAGGGAGCCGGCATTCCGACTTTTATTGTATTCTGAGAGGAGTTGTAAAAGTGTATAAAATAGGAACCAATGGCAAACCTCAAATTATTCGTTTTGCCAAAACCGGCGATATAATTGCTTACCGTTCATTAATTAGCCGAGAGTTGGCCTGCACTTCCGCAAAGGTTATGGAAGATACAATTGTATGTCAAATTCCCTACGAGAGTATTGCTCCTTTACTTTCTTCAAACGGACAATTTTCTCAGCTTATTATGCAGCTTTTGTGTAAAGAACTTCGGGAATCAAATAACCTTTTAACGGATATTGCACAAAAGTCGGTGCGGGGAAGAACGGCAGAAACCTTACTCGCTTTGAAAGAAGAATTTGGCGTTGACGAACTAAACACCTTAAAAATTTCTATTACAAGAGAAGATTTGGCCAACAGAGCCGGAACGGTTACAGAGTCTTTAATTCGAGTAATGTCTGAATTCAGAAATGAAAGGCTGCTTGATTTGCCGGGAAGAAAAATAGTGTTTCTGAATACGCCAAAATTGCAAAGTGTGGCCAATTATTAA